The segment aataatttttattcaattgtgAATGAATATACgtgaaattttactaaaatatttacgattGTGGGTATGCATTaagtaattattcaaatactACGTGTCTATAGTGTTAATTATTACTACAAAACCAAGTTGAAGTTTGCAAACAGAGTGAATAAAAGACTTAAGTATGATGTACCTTTGAGAAAAGTTCCTTTAGGTCTTCCTTAGGACTGATCCAGGAGGCGACCGCGTCACAGAAGAAAATGAAGTCCTGCACGACTCCGGCCGGGTTGACTGTGATCATTTGGCAGATACCCCGAAAGGCAGAGTCCTTCTCCTCGTTGTCTCGGATGTTGCGCAGCGAAGTGCACCTGCCAGCGAGAAACAGTTAGCGCGCCACGACACGCATGCAACGACAAGTAGTGCCACGAGTGAAAGACATctcattttttggttttcatgCGTTTGAGACTGACACTGAAAATGACAAGTCACGGTTGTTGCTGACTTGTCGATTAACTGAATCAGTGAAAGGGAGCGAAGGGATTAAAAAAGTCGAGTGATAAAAGAAGGAACTGAACGGGTCAAACTAGATCTAATAATCGGAAACGAGATGTTAGAAAAAGCAAACtatgtatttaaaaaccaaatgcATTCAACACATAAACAGAGAATTCCCTTCACTGTTGgcaaagcaaatttattttaaaaatatttataggtattgataaattgataataaaaatgaaaagggtTACACACCACTGCCGCACAAACTGTTGTAACAGAGGAGCCACCTCATGAGGGCACACATACCCTAGCCGGCCAATAGTAATAGCTATTGggccaaaacaaaacaaagagaAAACATACACTTAATAgaaacataatattaaataatcgtTAACAAGAATGATAATCAAGGTGGGTGCAGTTTGCAtcactttaaaataaacgatgaattaaaacaatcaTCATCAATCCCACCGAAAAACAGATAatcttttcatgaaacactGATCAATCGAGTTGTGTGAATAGCAAGAATCTCATCAAGtgccaaaatataattacgcTAAAACTCGTTGCAGAGAAGCCAAGTTATGAGCTTATTTCGAACAACTACAGAATGAGTTTAAAACTACCTTGTCCCTTGgaaagaaatataattcatttgttttaaatggcaaTAAATAGGGACTGTCACATTTCAAAGATTCTAGAAAAAATGATGCGCTTAATAATGTGTTAGAAACATTACCTGTATTCTCCAATAGGGTTTTCGGGGTGTTAGGCCTATTGATGATAACTACTAGTTGGTCCAAAACCAGTGGGATGTAATTGCTAGTACCACCTcctatttttcattgaaaatatattattattcaagAGACGAGTAAGAGGCAACAAGATGTTTTACctaattttatagaaatctCTCCAATCGCCCAGGTGGCATTGTTGCACACAGAAATGAATTCAgggttcaaattttgcgcCAGAATAGGGAAGAATTGAGCTGAAAACAGATATATCACCATATGTAAAATCatcttaaacaaaaattctacgtaattttttattgttttaattattgagtaAATTAAAAGACAATTAGCTCTGTGAGTCAAGTTTAGTGTacctaaaatttaagtaaGTGTTAAGTAACAACTAAGCACAATAAAGGATGCACATTCTTTTAAACGCAGACAAAGATGTAGCAAGGATCGTTTCAAAACTTTGTGATAATTTACAAAGAAcaattaaatcgaaaaaaatgtgACGAATCTCAATGAACAAAGGCGTTCTTCTTAACGTATTGCTTATCAGATTTCTAAACTCACGAATGCAAGGCTCGACGTGCTGGAAGCAAGCTTTGGTGAGATCGCCAAGCAGGGCGAAGGAGCTCTGCCGCACTTCAGGCATAGGGTCTTGCATGCACTGGAAGAGCAGCGGCATGATGTTTGAGTTGACCACCAACTTTTCTATATGGCCATTGAGGCCCTCCGCCAGTCCAGACAACAGGTCAAGCGCCACTATCATGAAGTCCTTGTCTGGAGCCTCGTACTGCTCTGGACTCTGGGTATTGGCCTGGTAAatagacaattttaaattacattaaacTGATAAACAGGGTTCCGAATTATGTTgaccaatttaaattgtccGGTTTAATCcggggtttttaatttatcaattcatttatcattaaaccttaaaaatatcagtgatgaaaaaattatttgacagtGACATGTGACGAAACCAGAAAAATAAAGTCATATTGGGCCAAACTGGTTAAACCCGGTTTTAACCAGTTTAATCCAGACTGCCAGCTTTTTCGGAACCCTGCTGATGAAATGTATGAGAGGACTGAAGGGAGACACTCACAAGGTGCTGGTTCAGCGTCTGCTCGACCAGCGACACGCATCGCCGGTAAACTGGCTCGCAGTAGGGAAGGAATCCGGACTGCAGCGCCGTTGCTACGCTCGATAGACACTCGAGCAACGGGAAGAGATCCTTGTCTTCGTCTTTCAAGACGTTCCACTTCTGGATGAGGGGAGGCATCAGCAGGTTGATGTAGTCAGGCTTGTTGAGGTGGTGACCAACAGAGTCAGCCAAGGTGCCGATGGCGTCGTACAAGATCAGCAGGTTCTTATGCTGGTACTTGCTGAATGCGAAAACCAACGTTTCCAAGATGAATCCCAGATATGGCACCAGCTCGGTGCATGCCTCTTCCTCCAGGGTGGCGAAGGCTGAGCAGGCTGCTTCCTGCACCCTCTTGTTTCCATCCAGGACTCGTTTCAGCAACTGAAAACCGCACAATCAATAACATCAGCATTTATCTCATTACATCATTATGCAAGAGTTTCCAACTACTCAATTTCTTAGGAAAATGATAGTTTTATAGCACCaaggaaaattcttttatttaaaaatttaattaaaattgaaaaatcacctCAGTCATGAGTGGCTTCAAATACTGCTCGTGAGGCTGGGTGACTACCCAGTGCGAGTAGCGACTCAAGGTCCAACAGGTGATGGCTCGGACTAGAGCCTTCTTGTCTGATAGGCAGTTTATCAGGTAGGGGATGAGCTCTGGCAGGTGGGGGATCATGCCCTGCATGCAGCCCTCAGCAATGGCCCCGAGTGCCAGGATGCCGGACTCTTTGATCTCCCACTCCTGATGGAAGAGCGTCTCTTTCAGGATAGGCACCAGCACAGGCAGCGATTCCTCATGAAAGACGTTGGCAAGCACGTCCAACGCAGCCGCGCTGCACTTTCTCAGATTCCAGTCAGACAGCGAGTTGTCGTCGTCAAGCACGTCATCGTCGTCATCCTCCTCGCCTTCTCCGTTTTCCTCCGCGTGCTTGATGGTGTGCGTCCGCGACTTGTGAAACCGAGGCCGAATGTCTTCTTCTCTATCCGGCACCATTCCGTCTTCTTCCACGTCACCCTGATTGAAAccagatatttattaaattatgttgtagcaataaaaacaaactgattcaacagaaaaaattttaacaacaaataatgtgttttaaGATAGCTTCTTTGCAGTTTAAAgtttaaagatttatttttaaattgtgcaatGAAGAGATTAATATCACAGGAAATAACACTATTAACTTTGAAATGCCTCTGAAGATGCTAAAAATAGTAACATCATAAGAAGCACTGaacaatttaatcagctttctgaatgtAGGCAGTTTTGGATACTACTATCAACTAACTGGTAAATTTTAACGAGGCCAAACACATACCCCTCTCGAaagtctgcaatttttgaggaaataataattaactatCAAGACTGAATagtattcatttttatcttctcgcagtgaaatttttataatttttctcaccccagaagcaattaatttccattgcttaaaaaagagggcgtaaccagtaaaatttaaaaaattggattttaggGCACTTATGGTCAGAAGTATATTATGAAGTTAATTGGCCGGttaattttcaagtaatatcgttttttaaaataaaattaaaatccctatcattacaatttaaagatagatttgaaaaaatattgaaatattattcaaagtCTAGCCGTTTCTTACTTTCAATAGAATGATGTCAATCTCAGCGTACTTCATTCCACGCACGAGAACGGGGACAAGTCTATTCAAATGAGGTGCAAGCGCGTCCTTGCACACCGGTTGCTCAGCCAGCGACAGCCAGAACTCGCAGGCCTCAAGCGCAACCGTTTCATCGGGGTCCTGGGTTCGCAGTAGCATGTACTCGATGATGTTGTGCATGTGCGGAATCAATCTATCCATTCGCACTTCAAGCAGCATGACCAGAGCGCGGCACACGTTTTTCCTTACCTCAGGATCTTCATCCGTGGCCAAATGGAAGAGACTCTACGAAAGGAATTacaacaacattttttcctaTTCAAGGAAGAGAAGGGACATACTGTTAAAAAGGAGTCGATGTGCACCATCAGCGCCTGGGTTCTCCCGACGATGAACTGATTGACGCATGCGATGGCGTGAGACCTGATCTTTGGACTGTTATGTTGGAAAAACTGTAGAAACTTTGGAATTAGAATGTTGAGTGGTCGGTTCAAGGCGTCGCTGTCAAGTCGTTCTGCTGAGTCCTCGCAAATCTTCTGCAGGGCGCCAAAAGCTCCctgtatttgaaaaattcaagttaacTATCACTATTTGGTACTAAAAACAGCGTCTTAGGTTTAATTCCTGATATGAGACTCAAGTTAACGAGATTCCCTCCCACCCATATTTATCTACAATCAAAATTCACAACTgggcttaaatttaatgaaacattttttacctcACAAACGTTGTAGTCGTGCGAGTCTAGCATTTGACACAAAGCTGGAAGCAAAGCAGGCCAATGGACCAACTCTTCTTTGTAAGCAATGGTGGTGATCAAGATTCCAACAGTGGCTCGTATCAACGGGGAAGGATCGCCAACAGCCGACAAACATTCCTGCGTTGCGTGAATATCGcagtttaattaatgtttgaaaCGGCAAAAATGGAGTGAATTTACCTGCTTGATGAATTCTGTGACTTCAGGAGGAAATTTGTGGTAGTAGGATTT is part of the Cloeon dipterum chromosome 1, ieCloDipt1.1, whole genome shotgun sequence genome and harbors:
- the Tnpo gene encoding transportin-1 isoform X1, whose translation is MSSNMAWQPQEEGLRQILQLLKESQSPDNVTQRAVQQKLEELNNFPDFNNYLIFVLTKLTSEDEPTRSLSGLILKNNVKSYYHKFPPEVTEFIKQECLSAVGDPSPLIRATVGILITTIAYKEELVHWPALLPALCQMLDSHDYNVCEGAFGALQKICEDSAERLDSDALNRPLNILIPKFLQFFQHNSPKIRSHAIACVNQFIVGRTQALMVHIDSFLTSLFHLATDEDPEVRKNVCRALVMLLEVRMDRLIPHMHNIIEYMLLRTQDPDETVALEACEFWLSLAEQPVCKDALAPHLNRLVPVLVRGMKYAEIDIILLKGDVEEDGMVPDREEDIRPRFHKSRTHTIKHAEENGEGEEDDDDDVLDDDNSLSDWNLRKCSAAALDVLANVFHEESLPVLVPILKETLFHQEWEIKESGILALGAIAEGCMQGMIPHLPELIPYLINCLSDKKALVRAITCWTLSRYSHWVVTQPHEQYLKPLMTELLKRVLDGNKRVQEAACSAFATLEEEACTELVPYLGFILETLVFAFSKYQHKNLLILYDAIGTLADSVGHHLNKPDYINLLMPPLIQKWNVLKDEDKDLFPLLECLSSVATALQSGFLPYCEPVYRRCVSLVEQTLNQHLANTQSPEQYEAPDKDFMIVALDLLSGLAEGLNGHIEKLVVNSNIMPLLFQCMQDPMPEVRQSSFALLGDLTKACFQHVEPCIPQFFPILAQNLNPEFISVCNNATWAIGEISIKLGGGTSNYIPLVLDQLVVIINRPNTPKTLLENTAITIGRLGYVCPHEVAPLLQQFVRQWCTSLRNIRDNEEKDSAFRGICQMITVNPAGVVQDFIFFCDAVASWISPKEDLKELFSKILHGFKNQVGEENWKRFSDQFPVQLKERLTTMYGV
- the Tnpo gene encoding transportin-1 isoform X2; this translates as MSSNMAWQPQEEGLRQILQLLKESQSPDNVTQRAVQQKLEELNNFPDFNNYLIFVLTKLTSEDEPTRSLSGLILKNNVKSYYHKFPPEVTEFIKQECLSAVGDPSPLIRATVGILITTIAYKEELVHWPALLPALCQMLDSHDYNVCEGAFGALQKICEDSAERLDSDALNRPLNILIPKFLQFFQHNSPKIRSHAIACVNQFIVGRTQALMVHIDSFLTSLFHLATDEDPEVRKNVCRALVMLLEVRMDRLIPHMHNIIEYMLLRTQDPDETVALEACEFWLSLAEQPVCKDALAPHLNRLVPVLVRGMKYAEIDIILLKGDVEEDGMVPDREEDIRPRFHKSRTHTIKHAEENGEGEEDDDDDVLDDDNSLSDWNLRKCSAAALDVLANVFHEESLPVLVPILKETLFHQEWEIKESGILALGAIAEGCMQGMIPHLPELIPYLINCLSDKKALVRAITCWTLSRYSHWVVTQPHEQYLKPLMTELLKRVLDGNKRVQEAACSAFATLEEEACTELVPYLGFILETLVFAFSKYQHKNLLILYDAIGTLADSVGHHLNKPDYINLLMPPLIQKWNVLKDEDKDLFPLLECLSSVATALQSGFLPYCEPVYRRCVSLVEQTLNQHLSPEQYEAPDKDFMIVALDLLSGLAEGLNGHIEKLVVNSNIMPLLFQCMQDPMPEVRQSSFALLGDLTKACFQHVEPCIPQFFPILAQNLNPEFISVCNNATWAIGEISIKLGGGTSNYIPLVLDQLVVIINRPNTPKTLLENTAITIGRLGYVCPHEVAPLLQQFVRQWCTSLRNIRDNEEKDSAFRGICQMITVNPAGVVQDFIFFCDAVASWISPKEDLKELFSKILHGFKNQVGEENWKRFSDQFPVQLKERLTTMYGV